In Paenibacillus dendritiformis, the DNA window GCGGTCATTGACGTTTTTGAGGCCATAGCCTTTGGACTTCGTTTGCAGCAGCAGGGGAAGCCGCTCCGGCGGAATGCCCACTCCATTGTCCTGAACTTGAAACACAATGCAGTCCTGTTCCCGTCTTCCCGTCACGCAGATGTTCCCATCGCCTTCTTCTCTGTTCTCAATGCCATGCAGTATGGCGTTTTCGATGAGAGGCTGCAGCATTAAGTTCGGCATGCGGCAGCTCAGAATCTCATCCTCGATCCGGTAGTCCGCTTCGAAGCTGTTGCTGTGCATGATGAGTTGAATACGCAGGTAGGATTGCACATTGAGAATCTCGTCCGAGACTCGGATCATATTGTCGCCCTTATTCAGGGTGGTTCGATAAAAGGTGGACAGCAGCTGAGCCATCTCGCTAATCTCCGGGGCCCGAAGCCGAATCGCCCTCCAATTGATCAGAGAGAGGGAGTTGTACAGAAAATGGGGGTTGATCTGCGCCTGGAGCGCCTTCATTTCATACTCCTTGCGCGCGATTTCCTCCACATACACTTTATGAATCAGCGTTTTGGTCTCTTCCACCATATGGCCGAACCCTCTGATTAAGTCCCCGATTTCATCCTTCGATTCGCTGGTGACCGTGACCTCGAGCACGCCTTTTCCTACGAGATCCATATTTTGATGCAATTGATCGATCCGGGACATCATTCTTCTGGCGAAAAAGGTGCCGGCTCCGGCTACGGCAATGATGCAGGCGATCATAATCAGCACGATGGTCAATATGATGAGCCACGCAGAGGCCGTGATCAGATTCGTCGGCTTATATAAATATACATTCCACCCCGAGATCGGAATGATGGATTGCAAGACGGTGTATTCCTTTTCGCTCCATAGCAGCCCATGACCTGCTTGATTGTCAACCGGAATCGCTGTATCTCCCTCCAGTTTTGCCGAGGAATAGACAGTATGCCCGCCTGCGTCCGTGACAAGAATCTCGGCTCCATTCGCCCGCAAGGACGCAAAGGACTGGAACAGAGAAGCATGGTTTACTTCGGTATACAAAATGTTTTCTTTCGGATTTCTTTGTTTGGTATTAAAAATGCGCCCGGCGCTGAACATCTTCGTTCCATCAAAAAACCACAGGTTTTCGGTCGAGGTCATCACATGCGGGTACCAGGACGTATTGGCGGCTTCCTCGATTGGGATGACCGTGCTTCCATGCTTCGGCAGATTGGTTCCCGTATAGAGCGTGATTCGTGTGATATCCGGATTCAGATATAGGGCGGTGTAGAAATTTTGATCAATGACGTTTTTGAGCTGATCGTACATCGTATAAGCGCTGTCATACGTATGATTGGCCGCATTGATGATGGCTTGGTTGAAGCTCAAAAAGGTAATGATTTTATTATATGTATTCAGCTGATTGTTCACCGCTTGCACGCTTTGCTCCAGATTCGCCTTCAGATCCGCTTCAGACTGCGCCAACAAAAGCGAGCGGGTCTCAAAAAAACAAAAGCCGCCCAGCACAATCACGGGAATCAAGCTGAGCAGGAGAAAGGCAAGCTTGATTTTGGTCTGGAATTTCAGGTCGCGGATGGATGCCTTAAGCGCTTGCCATTTGCTCATGCTCTTCCTCCCGCAGCCATGAATTGCCGGTATTTTTCGGGAGTGCGCCCGTAAAAGTCTCTATAGTTTTGGCAAAAATACGACACATCCCGATATCCCACGGCGCTCGATATATCCGACACTTTGAGATGAGTGCTCGTTAATAACTCCTTCGCCTTCCGCATGCGCACGTTTTTTATGTATTTGTTCAAGCCGCAGCCCATCGTCTTCTTGAACATGGAGCTGAGGTAATGGGGCGATAAGTAGACTTTGGCGGCGAGGGAATCCAGACTCAGGTCGTCACCATAATGGTCCTCGATATATTTTGTGATATAGGCAATCTCCCGGTTGCAAGACGCTTCGGAATTCGCATATTTGTCCTCCAGCCGCAAGACGTACTCATTGATAATTTTTTGGATATCCCGGATATCCTCGGCTCTGTATATTTTCTCAATGCCGTGATTCAGATCCCGTTCAGGCATATCAGCCATAAGCTGGGTGACGAGTTCTTGGCATAGACTCGAAAATAAATATTTGACATAGAGCTGCGAAAACTGAACCTGCTTGGCATATTTTTGATAAAGAATTTCGGTATTCGCCTTCAGGCTGAATAGATCCCGGTTCTTGATATTTGCCCGGATCTTGTCCAAGATAGCGCTGTCACTTTGAGCCGTCTCCTCGGAGGCATAGAGGTTATCATCCTGTTCTTCAAAAATAAAACGGTCCGGCGAGAAGAAGCGGTGCTCCATCAACTGCTCCAATTGGTCAAGCCCGGCGGGCAGGGCTTCCATCGCCGTCGGACTCTCGTACAAGGCGATATAACAGACTGAATTGAACGTAGTGAGAATGCGCTCATGAATGCGCTGTGCCATGTCACGATAGGACAAGCCGGAGGAACACTTCGCTTCGGGAAAGAGCAGCAAGCTCTGATAACCATTCAAATTGATATAGTCAGCCGGCGTCTCCAACAGGGAGAGGACATAGCCTTCGAACCCGGCCCCGGCATGCTCGAAGAAGTTTTTTTCGAATTCCAGCAGCAGCATTCTATCGTAAGCCGCCGGCAAATCCAGGGAAGCTCCCTTCAACGAAGGAGGAGCGCCAACGCCGTTCACGAGGGTGAACAGCACATGTTTTTTCACATAGGCTTTTCTCATTTTCGATGCTTCGTCTTCTTGCTTTTGTATGGTGATGTCTTCAATGACTTTATGCATCGTCTCTTGAAAGGCGTCCACATCGATTGGCTTGAGAAGGTAGTCGGATACGCCAAGGGAGATAGCCGTCTTCGCATATTCAAATTCCGCGAAGCCGCTGAATAGGATGACCTTCATCTGCGGCCGAAGCTGCAGCGCCTGTCCGGCAAGCTGAAGCCCGTCCATAAGCGGCATCTTCACATCGGTGAACAAAATATCGGCAGACTGGCGCCGCAAAAATTCAAGCGCCTTTTTGCCGTTTTCCGCAAGCTCCACTTTAAGAGGAAATTGAAGCTCTTCGATCAGAAAAGCGATGCCTTCACGTTCTTCCTGTTGATCATCTGCGATTAAAATGGTTAGCATGTGCATCCTCTTTTCAAGCGTTATCACCATTTATTATAAGCCTTTTCAAAACGAATGAAATAGAAAGAGCGCTCATGATGAAACTTCGTAAAAAATTCGCGTAAACCACAATTAATTCATATATACGGCCGTAAAGACAACGCATTAAAATGAGAGACGTGCAAGACATGTTGGATATCCATGTTGAAGCGAGCCGGCGTTTTGCAATCGTTCACATCAAGGTAAAGGAGCTTTTGTCATGATCACAAAACGAAGAAACGGTCTTTTCTTTGCGATAGCACTGCTATTGGTTTTTGCCATGGCTGGATGTCAAAAAGCGGACAAGCCAGCGGAGGAATCCGCAGCGGATAGCAATGACCCGGCGTGGAAGGAAGCGAAGACGACGCCTTTTGCGCCTTATCCCGACACCGTTACCTATACGGTGGGCCAGGTAGCAGGGAATTACTCTTCGCTGAGAGGCACGCCCTATGAGAAGGACAATGCGACGGACAATGTCTGGACCAGATATCTCAAGAATAAGCTGAATGTCCAAAACGAGATTGCGTTCGAGGCCAATGACGGCACAGACTATCAGCAAAAAGTATCGATGGCGATCGTAAGCGGCGAGATTCCGGATATCATGGTCGTTCCCGATCATGAAACATTGGAGCAGCTTTACGAGAACGATCTGATCGAGGACCTTACCGCAGCCTATGAAAATACGGCCAGTGAGCGCATCAAGGAAATCTATGATTCCTATGACGGCCGCGTCCTGGACACGGCCAAGTTCGACGGCAAGCTGATGGCGCTGCCGACCACGGAAATCTCGCACGGTCCGGGCGTCCTGTGGCTGCGCAAGGACTGGATGGACAAGTTGGGGCTGAAAGAACCGAAAACCATTGAAGATATTGAACATATCATTACCCAGTTCGTAGAAAAAGATCCCGGCGGCAACGGACCAGGCAATACGGTGGGACTGGTCATCGATAATGAACAGCCTGTCGGAATTTCGGGCGGGCAATATGAAGTGAACAATATTTTTGCCTTATACGGAGCCTTCCCGAAGCAATGGATCGATGACGGCACGGGACAAGCCGTATACGGTTCCATTCAGCCTGAGATGAAGCCCGCTCTGGCCAAAATCGCGGATATGTACAAAAAAGGGCTTATTGATCGCCAGTTCGCCGTCCGCACATCGGATGATCGCAAGGCGCTGCTGACGAGCGGCAAAAGCGGCTCGTTCCTGGACAACTGGTGGGGAAGCTGGACCGTGGCGGACTCGCTCAAGCTGAATCCGGATGCCGAATGGGTGTCTTATGTCGCTCCGCAATCCGAGGACGGATCGGTCACGATGTTCACCGGCAAGCCGACCAGCAGTTATCTGGTGGTCCGCAAAGGGTTCAGCCATCCGGAAGCCGCCATTAAAATTGCGAGCGTTCAATTCGATTATCAGCGCTACCAGGAGAAGGACGAAGCCGTGCTCAAGGAATTCGAGGATTACAGCGCGCATAACGTAGGCGGATCTCCGCTCGCCGTCAACATTGACTATTATGATGCGTTCTACCGCAATGTTGGAGTTATGGAAGAAGCATTGGAGACGGGCGATGCCGGCAAATTAACGAGCAATCTGGATATTGCGGCTTATAAGTCCTACAAAAAATATTTGGATGATGTGAAAAATGGAAATCAAGTCGATGCCAACGCATGGGCCGGATATACATCGAGCATTACGACGGCGAAGCTGGTCAACAGCTCCAACATCAAAGAAGTCAATCCGATCTTCTTCGGCAGCACACGGTCCATGTCTTTGAAATGGCCGACCTTAATGAAAATGGAGCTCGAAATGTATCTGAAAATTATTACGGGCGAGCAAACGCCGGATGATTTCGATAAATTCGTGGAGAATTGGAAGAAAACCGGCGGCGATATCATTACGGATGAAGTGAACGAAGCGATTGCCTCCAATTGAAGCGAAAGAGAGCGTTCTTCATGAAGAATAAAAACGATCAGATCGCGTTCCATTCGATGATGGCCGCAGGCATGATCTTCCTCCTTATTTTCTCGTTCATCCCGATGTTCGGGATTGTGATGGCCTTTCAAGATTATGTTCCGGCCAAGGGGATCAGCGGTTCGCGCTGGGTGGGCTTGGATAATTTCAAATTCATGCTGCAAATTCCGGACAGCAAGCAGATTTTTATCAACACGATCGTCATCGCGGTATGGAAAATTATTGTGGGGACCTTCGTTTCGATTACGTTTGCTTTGCTCCTGAATGAGATACGGTTGAAAATTGCCAAGCGGTTCATGCAGACGGTCGTGTATTTGCCGAATTTCTTGTCATGGGCCGTACTGGCTACCGTCGTCATGAACATCTTCTCCTATGAAGGTCCGATCAACGCATTTCTCGGATGGTTTGGCGCAGACCCGATATTATTTATGGCGAGCAATGAATGGTTCCGGCCGATGCTGGTGTTGTCCGATGTGTGGAAAGGGTTCGGATATGGCTCGATCATCTATCTGGCCTCGCTGACCTCGATTGATCCGGGACAGTATGAAGCCGCATCAATCGACGGGGCGAACCGGTTCCAGAAGCTGTGGTATGTCACGCTTCCCGGCTTGATGCCTACGATACTGCTGGTCACGACGTTGAACCTGCCGAATGTATTGAACGCCGGCTTTGACCAAATTTTTAA includes these proteins:
- a CDS encoding sensor histidine kinase, translating into MSKWQALKASIRDLKFQTKIKLAFLLLSLIPVIVLGGFCFFETRSLLLAQSEADLKANLEQSVQAVNNQLNTYNKIITFLSFNQAIINAANHTYDSAYTMYDQLKNVIDQNFYTALYLNPDITRITLYTGTNLPKHGSTVIPIEEAANTSWYPHVMTSTENLWFFDGTKMFSAGRIFNTKQRNPKENILYTEVNHASLFQSFASLRANGAEILVTDAGGHTVYSSAKLEGDTAIPVDNQAGHGLLWSEKEYTVLQSIIPISGWNVYLYKPTNLITASAWLIILTIVLIMIACIIAVAGAGTFFARRMMSRIDQLHQNMDLVGKGVLEVTVTSESKDEIGDLIRGFGHMVEETKTLIHKVYVEEIARKEYEMKALQAQINPHFLYNSLSLINWRAIRLRAPEISEMAQLLSTFYRTTLNKGDNMIRVSDEILNVQSYLRIQLIMHSNSFEADYRIEDEILSCRMPNLMLQPLIENAILHGIENREEGDGNICVTGRREQDCIVFQVQDNGVGIPPERLPLLLQTKSKGYGLKNVNDRARLMYGPEYGLTIDSTVQVGTKVTLRIPVDW
- a CDS encoding response regulator transcription factor, whose translation is MLTILIADDQQEEREGIAFLIEELQFPLKVELAENGKKALEFLRRQSADILFTDVKMPLMDGLQLAGQALQLRPQMKVILFSGFAEFEYAKTAISLGVSDYLLKPIDVDAFQETMHKVIEDITIQKQEDEASKMRKAYVKKHVLFTLVNGVGAPPSLKGASLDLPAAYDRMLLLEFEKNFFEHAGAGFEGYVLSLLETPADYINLNGYQSLLLFPEAKCSSGLSYRDMAQRIHERILTTFNSVCYIALYESPTAMEALPAGLDQLEQLMEHRFFSPDRFIFEEQDDNLYASEETAQSDSAILDKIRANIKNRDLFSLKANTEILYQKYAKQVQFSQLYVKYLFSSLCQELVTQLMADMPERDLNHGIEKIYRAEDIRDIQKIINEYVLRLEDKYANSEASCNREIAYITKYIEDHYGDDLSLDSLAAKVYLSPHYLSSMFKKTMGCGLNKYIKNVRMRKAKELLTSTHLKVSDISSAVGYRDVSYFCQNYRDFYGRTPEKYRQFMAAGGRA
- a CDS encoding extracellular solute-binding protein, producing MITKRRNGLFFAIALLLVFAMAGCQKADKPAEESAADSNDPAWKEAKTTPFAPYPDTVTYTVGQVAGNYSSLRGTPYEKDNATDNVWTRYLKNKLNVQNEIAFEANDGTDYQQKVSMAIVSGEIPDIMVVPDHETLEQLYENDLIEDLTAAYENTASERIKEIYDSYDGRVLDTAKFDGKLMALPTTEISHGPGVLWLRKDWMDKLGLKEPKTIEDIEHIITQFVEKDPGGNGPGNTVGLVIDNEQPVGISGGQYEVNNIFALYGAFPKQWIDDGTGQAVYGSIQPEMKPALAKIADMYKKGLIDRQFAVRTSDDRKALLTSGKSGSFLDNWWGSWTVADSLKLNPDAEWVSYVAPQSEDGSVTMFTGKPTSSYLVVRKGFSHPEAAIKIASVQFDYQRYQEKDEAVLKEFEDYSAHNVGGSPLAVNIDYYDAFYRNVGVMEEALETGDAGKLTSNLDIAAYKSYKKYLDDVKNGNQVDANAWAGYTSSITTAKLVNSSNIKEVNPIFFGSTRSMSLKWPTLMKMELEMYLKIITGEQTPDDFDKFVENWKKTGGDIITDEVNEAIASN
- a CDS encoding ABC transporter permease translates to MKNKNDQIAFHSMMAAGMIFLLIFSFIPMFGIVMAFQDYVPAKGISGSRWVGLDNFKFMLQIPDSKQIFINTIVIAVWKIIVGTFVSITFALLLNEIRLKIAKRFMQTVVYLPNFLSWAVLATVVMNIFSYEGPINAFLGWFGADPILFMASNEWFRPMLVLSDVWKGFGYGSIIYLASLTSIDPGQYEAASIDGANRFQKLWYVTLPGLMPTILLVTTLNLPNVLNAGFDQIFNLYNPLVYETADIIDTYVYRVGLVERQYSLGTAVGLLRSIVGIILILSANKLTQKLTDYRIF